In a genomic window of Bacillota bacterium:
- a CDS encoding ParA family protein, with the protein MNPKKRRCTHLRCIIATPKQDNSISTAEIIKSELKGLPEFKDWAFEVAHDEEELYNLKTKPNVIVFTLDIASNIEHLLKQLPLVQPYSRLVVLVGPVSAKTKAFTKMAKSFGITNIVTGKIPETPGDRPYTLPVALLNNKETLLEKEYISSEVESTRAIESVLNHDNTQDASIETGSETKKYDSSHIPKGRRFKIKKAPVKVKTNNVNQEKQSHNKGNTAPEQEDAQTFQYNVENDDINYQQQHVNNRQQKHNITQKSQSRLQFAPVFNEHQPNSMWNRQSGTLIATVANKGGVGKTTTAVTLAHALAGVGLEVAIIDIDFGSPNVTDMFSLKSIDHGIETLAGRGRGVQYLLDQVIVKAPKHPNINILPGPISKTIPEESLFPKGQLAEVVRTLLDRFPLVIADTPANFRISPWVPEVLQMCDLALAVVDQSEFSESDTARFAPELMRQGVHPQNIRIILNKFSPKAHNARIVKDAFLAGFKKNVPKKQLPDIIATIPADWDAHLLKGYKGDVVGLDDPYSQWHSVAEEIANIAGYNYQKNGGQNKKQNFFKKLFKRG; encoded by the coding sequence ATGAACCCAAAAAAACGGAGGTGTACTCATTTGCGTTGCATAATTGCTACTCCAAAACAAGATAATTCAATCAGCACTGCTGAGATTATCAAATCTGAACTTAAAGGATTGCCCGAATTTAAAGACTGGGCTTTTGAAGTCGCTCACGACGAAGAAGAATTATATAATCTTAAAACCAAGCCGAACGTAATAGTGTTCACTCTAGATATAGCTAGCAATATTGAGCATTTACTTAAACAACTGCCCTTAGTTCAGCCTTACAGCAGATTGGTTGTTCTGGTTGGGCCGGTATCGGCAAAAACAAAAGCCTTTACCAAAATGGCTAAAAGTTTTGGAATAACAAATATCGTTACCGGTAAAATACCTGAAACCCCTGGAGATCGACCATATACACTGCCAGTAGCCCTTTTAAACAACAAAGAAACATTATTAGAAAAAGAATATATTAGTAGTGAAGTGGAGTCAACAAGGGCTATTGAATCAGTTTTAAACCATGATAACACCCAGGACGCGAGCATCGAGACCGGAAGTGAAACAAAAAAATATGATTCTAGCCACATCCCTAAGGGGCGGCGTTTCAAAATAAAAAAAGCTCCGGTCAAAGTTAAAACCAATAATGTAAACCAGGAAAAACAATCTCATAATAAGGGAAACACAGCACCCGAACAGGAAGACGCACAAACTTTCCAATACAATGTAGAAAATGATGATATCAATTACCAACAACAACACGTTAATAACCGGCAGCAGAAACATAACATAACACAAAAAAGCCAATCCAGATTACAATTTGCTCCAGTATTTAATGAACACCAACCTAATAGTATGTGGAACAGACAATCCGGCACCCTTATAGCAACTGTAGCAAACAAAGGTGGGGTAGGAAAAACCACAACCGCTGTTACTCTTGCCCATGCTCTGGCCGGGGTTGGACTTGAGGTGGCCATTATTGACATTGATTTTGGGTCTCCAAATGTCACTGATATGTTCTCATTAAAAAGCATTGACCACGGTATCGAGACATTGGCAGGACGTGGCAGGGGGGTTCAGTATCTTTTAGATCAAGTAATAGTAAAGGCTCCAAAACATCCGAATATAAACATCCTACCAGGACCTATATCCAAAACAATTCCAGAAGAAAGCCTTTTCCCAAAGGGCCAGTTAGCTGAAGTAGTTAGAACTTTACTTGACAGGTTTCCATTAGTAATAGCAGATACCCCAGCAAACTTCCGAATTTCACCTTGGGTGCCTGAAGTATTACAAATGTGTGACCTCGCCCTTGCGGTTGTAGATCAGTCGGAATTCAGTGAATCTGATACGGCCAGATTTGCACCGGAGTTAATGCGCCAGGGAGTACACCCGCAAAACATACGCATAATATTAAACAAATTTAGTCCTAAAGCACATAATGCAAGAATAGTTAAAGATGCGTTCCTAGCGGGTTTTAAAAAAAATGTACCTAAAAAGCAACTGCCCGACATTATAGCAACTATACCTGCCGATTGGGATGCACACCTTCTTAAAGGCTATAAAGGTGATGTAGTTGGGTTAGACGATCCTTACAGTCAATGGCATAGCGTAGCTGAAGAAATTGCAAATATAGCGGGATATAATTATCAAAAAAACGGGGGCCAAAATAAGAAACAAAACTTTTTCAAGAAGCTGTTTAAAAGGGGGTAA
- a CDS encoding septum site-determining protein MinD: MFSKEDIEQIKIMAESLEIKLIAETYNVPQDVIKDVLRGDITAENNTTKTSTDFETKIKVVEKARFVRNKTVMAISPGGGMGKTTVLTSLAMASAIHIPNGRPIGIVDLAEYPKVITALGLETDDSIINTAGSILFGDGNGKDYTSSKIQHPALDNLHVIPGVITTDNHLEITSEKMADIIIQFQNQCEITFVDLPASLIKTGELLLHGDIILITLTPDYGSLVGFIQLLPTLKRLGLTNRSFIVLNRIGYPGLLEAKHFRKALTAKINDYYSVSDNSQFEFLGFLPETQDLLKQINGEKENIILSNSKSDFTGEVKYILSKLCPDWQIKTEENSSGIAGILGRLFKQG, translated from the coding sequence TTGTTTTCAAAAGAAGATATTGAGCAAATTAAAATAATGGCTGAAAGCCTTGAAATTAAGCTAATAGCCGAAACGTACAACGTCCCTCAAGACGTCATTAAAGATGTTCTACGGGGAGATATTACAGCTGAAAATAACACTACTAAAACAAGTACAGATTTTGAAACCAAAATAAAGGTAGTGGAGAAAGCCAGATTTGTGCGTAATAAAACCGTGATGGCTATTTCCCCCGGGGGAGGAATGGGAAAAACCACAGTCCTCACTTCCCTGGCCATGGCATCTGCAATACACATCCCCAATGGACGTCCTATAGGAATAGTTGATTTGGCTGAATACCCTAAGGTTATTACTGCACTGGGATTAGAGACTGATGATTCAATTATAAATACAGCTGGTTCTATCCTGTTTGGAGACGGAAATGGTAAAGATTATACTTCATCAAAAATACAGCACCCTGCACTTGACAACTTACACGTTATACCAGGTGTAATTACAACCGATAACCATTTGGAAATAACTTCAGAAAAAATGGCTGACATTATCATTCAATTCCAAAACCAATGTGAAATAACATTTGTTGATTTACCAGCCAGTCTCATAAAAACTGGGGAATTATTACTTCATGGAGATATTATTTTAATTACCCTAACACCGGACTATGGTAGTCTGGTAGGATTTATACAATTATTGCCAACCTTAAAACGCCTCGGTTTAACTAACCGGTCATTTATAGTCTTAAACAGAATAGGCTATCCTGGATTACTAGAAGCAAAACACTTCCGCAAGGCACTTACAGCAAAAATAAATGATTACTATTCTGTAAGTGACAACAGTCAGTTTGAATTCTTGGGTTTTTTACCCGAGACCCAGGATTTATTAAAACAAATAAACGGTGAAAAAGAAAATATTATTCTAAGCAATTCAAAATCGGATTTCACAGGAGAGGTAAAATATATTCTAAGCAAGCTATGCCCTGATTGGCAGATAAAAACAGAAGAAAACAGCAGTGGTATAGCTGGTATCCTTGGTCGTCTATTCAAGCAAGGATAG
- a CDS encoding DUF192 domain-containing protein, whose translation MVQLVNRSKDSVLANNIEPALTFISRLKGLMGRPQITSGYSLWLRPCSSVHTFFMRFPVDVIFVSKDWRVVGTKENMRPWRATGFYSDVVHVFEFAVGTLNNTGTEVGDRLLLKGG comes from the coding sequence ATGGTTCAATTAGTTAACCGATCCAAAGATAGTGTTTTAGCTAACAATATTGAGCCAGCTCTTACCTTTATTTCACGCCTTAAAGGTTTAATGGGCCGGCCTCAAATAACATCTGGTTATTCCTTATGGCTGCGCCCGTGCTCTTCCGTGCACACCTTTTTTATGCGTTTTCCCGTTGATGTAATCTTTGTATCCAAAGACTGGCGGGTAGTGGGCACGAAAGAAAACATGCGCCCGTGGCGAGCCACCGGGTTCTATTCGGATGTAGTACATGTTTTTGAGTTTGCAGTCGGGACATTAAATAATACGGGTACAGAAGTGGGTGATCGCCTGCTATTGAAGGGGGGCTAA
- a CDS encoding prepilin peptidase produces the protein MEWPLSFMWGRIMPTNAGTYIEIRYPLPPNILKISVLLIGLLYGLYAGYWQETQFLWGCIIPATVAGLTDLKTYRLPNVFTIPILLMGILYGLYTGHWQASLLGVAVGVVFSLPWALLNQLGMGDVKLMAGLGAWLGPFEFMVVLFISCILGIIWSISRVVRQRETPIAKTLPDDNAQVPPNVIAFGFCLALGLWTNLILLLLDINLLMIVFKLFQG, from the coding sequence TTGGAGTGGCCATTATCTTTTATGTGGGGCCGTATAATGCCTACTAATGCAGGTACCTATATCGAAATAAGGTATCCTCTGCCACCAAATATCCTTAAAATCTCCGTTTTATTAATCGGTCTCTTATATGGGCTTTATGCGGGATACTGGCAAGAGACTCAATTTCTATGGGGGTGTATTATACCTGCTACAGTAGCTGGCTTAACCGATTTAAAAACTTATCGTTTGCCGAACGTCTTTACGATACCCATTTTATTGATGGGTATTTTATATGGTTTATACACTGGCCACTGGCAGGCGTCCTTATTAGGTGTTGCAGTAGGAGTAGTATTCAGTCTGCCCTGGGCTTTACTGAATCAGCTTGGCATGGGTGATGTGAAGTTAATGGCGGGGCTCGGGGCCTGGCTAGGCCCCTTTGAGTTTATGGTCGTCCTTTTTATCTCTTGCATATTAGGGATAATATGGTCCATTTCAAGAGTTGTGAGACAACGTGAAACACCGATAGCAAAGACATTACCGGATGATAATGCACAAGTCCCTCCAAATGTAATAGCCTTCGGCTTCTGTCTTGCTCTTGGCTTATGGACAAACCTTATTCTTTTATTGCTGGACATTAATTTACTTATGATTGTCTTCAAACTTTTTCAGGGGTAG
- a CDS encoding superinfection immunity protein: protein MESVFINFLLLIALVLYFIPTIIASKRNHKNFSAILVLNLLLGWTFLGWVGSIVWALTKE, encoded by the coding sequence ATGGAATCCGTTTTTATTAACTTTTTATTGTTAATAGCTTTAGTCTTATATTTTATACCCACTATCATTGCGTCAAAAAGAAACCATAAAAACTTTTCTGCCATATTAGTACTGAATTTACTCTTGGGGTGGACTTTTTTAGGATGGGTTGGTTCTATCGTTTGGGCGTTGACGAAAGAATGA
- a CDS encoding integrase, giving the protein MEGLIDKILDICQPEKQHEAKKELKELLNRYEIKKRLSETNPDITDKMNMFILSKKMEGLSPKTLKNYERTITDFGRHISKTINHVTTDDIRKWLANYSHLEMSTIRYHISVLRSFYNFLVIEELVDVDPTRKIKIPKIKQQIPKPLSIEELEIVREGCKTLRDKAILEILYATGCRLDEIYRLDRLDVNWQTRSLIVTGKGNKERIVFFNPRAGHVLKKYLDSRSDDIKPLFVTEKGIPRRLSQRSIHDVVKKIADRAEFKKNIHPHIFRHTMATTMLDHGASLEDVQAILGHSSPNTTQVYAKVSLERKKKAYDQHFVN; this is encoded by the coding sequence ATGGAAGGTTTGATTGACAAAATATTAGATATCTGTCAACCCGAAAAGCAACATGAAGCAAAGAAGGAATTAAAAGAGCTTCTCAATCGTTACGAAATAAAAAAGCGTTTATCCGAGACCAACCCCGATATAACCGACAAAATGAACATGTTTATTTTAAGCAAAAAAATGGAAGGGTTAAGCCCCAAAACCCTTAAAAACTACGAAAGGACTATAACAGATTTTGGACGTCATATAAGCAAAACAATTAATCATGTTACCACGGACGATATAAGGAAGTGGTTAGCAAATTATTCCCATTTGGAAATGAGCACTATTCGGTATCACATTAGTGTACTAAGAAGCTTTTATAACTTTCTTGTAATTGAGGAATTAGTTGACGTAGATCCAACCAGGAAAATTAAAATACCAAAAATTAAACAACAGATTCCAAAACCATTATCCATCGAGGAACTTGAGATAGTCCGGGAAGGGTGTAAAACACTTCGCGATAAGGCCATATTAGAAATTCTTTATGCCACTGGCTGCAGGCTCGATGAAATATATAGGTTGGATCGCCTAGATGTAAATTGGCAGACAAGGAGTCTAATCGTTACTGGAAAGGGGAACAAAGAAAGAATTGTTTTTTTTAATCCCCGGGCGGGGCATGTTCTGAAAAAATACCTTGATAGCCGGAGCGACGATATCAAACCACTGTTTGTAACCGAAAAGGGGATTCCAAGACGGTTATCACAACGTTCAATTCACGATGTAGTTAAAAAAATAGCTGACCGCGCTGAATTCAAGAAAAACATTCACCCGCATATTTTCAGGCACACCATGGCCACCACTATGCTGGATCACGGTGCCAGCCTGGAAGACGTTCAAGCAATACTAGGACATTCAAGTCCTAACACAACCCAAGTTTACGCCAAAGTGTCATTAGAACGAAAAAAGAAGGCTTATGATCAGCATTTTGTTAATTAG